Proteins co-encoded in one Anopheles moucheti chromosome X, idAnoMoucSN_F20_07, whole genome shotgun sequence genomic window:
- the LOC128306953 gene encoding allatostatins MIP yields MKMHRCLVCVVIALMSVLHCSCQSSEERVLSNDPNYPELDHSKIPAANVNGLLDTLDHDNRQMMVGNGGIINSQLAPEDYEIVENLAARLGYPHMNGEIKRSWSKMNAAWGKRAGGGNRNSGWTKFGAAWGKREPGWNNLKGLWGKRADKWDKLASAWGKRQEISRSY; encoded by the exons ATGAAGATGCATCGGTGTCTTGTTTGCGTGGTCATCGCGTTGATGTCCGTGCTGCACTGCAGCTGCCAAAGCTCGGAGGAACGTGTATTATCAAACGACCCCAATTACCCGGAGCTCGATCACAGCAAGATACCGGCGGCGAACGTAAATGGACTGCTGGACACCCTCGACCACGACAATCGGCAGATGATGGTTGGTAACGGTGGTATCATCAACAGTCAGCTCGCACCGGAAGATTATGAAATTGTCGAAAATCTAGCAGCACGCCTTGGCTATCCGCATATGAACGGTGAGATAAAACGAAGCTGGAGCAAGATGAATGCTGCCTGGGGAAAGCGTGCCGGTGGTGGGAATCGAAATTCGGGCTGGACCAAGTTTGGCG CGGCTTGGGGAAAACGAGAACCGGGATGGAATAACCTGAAAGGGCTTTGGGGCAAGCGTGCTGACAAGTGGGACAAACTTGCATCGGCTTGGGGCAAACGGCAGGAAATTAGTCGAAGTTATTAA
- the LOC128307111 gene encoding UNC93-like protein, with protein sequence MHGGGLDSDKHNGADTASLREKVQLRKGEKWRILKNIITVSVAFMVQFTAFQGTANLQSSINAKEGLGTVSLSAIYAALVVSCIFLPTLVIRKLTVKWTLCVSMLCYAPYIASQFYPKFYTLIPAGILLGLGAAPMWASKATYLTQLGQVYAKLTDQPVEAIIVRFFGFFFLAWQTAELWGNLISSLVLSSGAHGAAAAVDGNGSHSSDPNLDSCGANFCVVETSDNANLQRPPDSEIFEISAIYLSCIIAAVIIVAVFLDPLSRYGERRRGSISATEISGMQLLSATFKQLKKVNQQLLILITVFIGMEQAFIGADFTQAYVSCALGIHQIGYVMICFGVVNAICSIIFGSAMKYIGRVVIIILGAIVHGGCIIYLLYWRPHPDHQIVFFILSGLWGIGDAVWQTQINGLYGALFRRNKEAAFSNYRLWESVGFVVAYAYSTNLCARMKLYLLFGVLVAGMIGYTIVEIRQLKKEKRLKQLEEIPKQQQTDADRKAIEEDDEKDELEEDIVVTHL encoded by the exons ATGCACGGTGGAGGATTGGACAGCGACAAG CATAACGGAGCCGATACGGCTTCATTGCGCGAGAAGGTACAGCTGCGAAAGGGTGAAAAATGGCGTATCCTTAAAAACATCATCACGGTGTCGGTCGCGTTTATGGTGCAGTTTACTGCCTTCCAG GGAACAGCGAATCTGCAATCGTCGATCAATGCGAAGGAAGGATTGGGTACGGTGTCACTAAGTGCCATCTATGCAGCATTGGTTGTCTCCTGCATATTCCTGCCGACGCTCGTCATTCGCAAGTTGACAGTGAAATGGACGCTGTGTGTCAGCATGCTGTGCTACGCACCTTACATTGCCTCGCAGTTCTACCCCAAGTTCTACACGTTAATACCGGCAGGTATACTGCTTGGTTTGGGTGCCGCACCCATGTGGGCTAGTAAGGCCACGTACCTAACGCAGCTCGGACAGGTGTACGCCAAACTGACGGATCAACCTGTCGAAGCCATCATCGTACGGTTCTTCGGGTTCTTCTTCCTTGCCTGGCAAACGGCTGAGCTGTGGGGCAATCTGATCTCCAGTCTTG TGTTGTCCAGCGGAGCACATGGTGCGGCAGCGGCAGTTGATGGCAATGGCTCCCACAGCAGTGACCCGAACCTTGATAGTTGCGGTGCCAACTTCTGTGTCGTCGAAACGTCCGACAATGCCAACCTGCAACGGCCGCCAGATTCGGAGATTTTTGAAATATCCGCCATCTACCTATCCTGCATTATTGCAGCTGTCATTATTGTTGCTGTATTCTTAGATCCACTTTCGAG GTACGGTGAACGACGACGCGGTTCCATTTCGGCAACGGAAATATCAGGCATGCAACTGCTGTCGGCAACGTTCAAACAGTTGAAGAAGGTGAACCAGCAGCTCCTTATTCTTATAACCGTTTTCATCGGCATGGAACAGGCGTTTATCGGTGCCGACTTCACGCAGGCGTATGTGTCTTGCGCCCTGGGTATCCATCAGATCGGCTATGTGATGATTTGTTTTGGTGTGGTCAACGCAATCTGCTCCATCATATTTGGATCGGCGATGAAGTACATTGGACGTGTGGTTATCATTATTCTAG GAGCAATTGTTCATGGAGGATGCATTATTTATCTGTTGTACTGGCGACCACATCCCGATCATCAAATAGTATTCTTCATACTATCCGGATTGTGGGGTATCGGAGATGCCGTGTGgcaaacacaaataaacg GCCTTTATGGTGCCTTGTTCCGTCGCAATAAGGAAGCTGCATTTTCGAACTATCGTCTGTGGGAGTCCGTCGGATTCGTCGTTGCCTACGCATACTCCACGAATCTTTGTGCACGCATGAAGCTGTATTTACTGTTCGGTGTTTTGGTGGCCGGCATGATCGGATATACGATTGTTGAGATCCGTCAGCTGAAAAAG GAGAAGCGTTTGAAGCAGCTGGAAGAAATCcccaaacaacagcaaacggaCGCCGACCGAAAGGCCATCGAGGAGGACGACGAAAAGGATGAGCTGGAAGAAGATATTGTCGTAACACATCTCTGA